GAGCTATGGCAATTTCTGTTTGCTTTTTACCCCAAGTGCTTTTGGGGTGGTTTGATAGGTTTAGGAGCATGGGTTATTTTAATTTTTTCAATATTTCACATAAAAGTTCATTAAGCATTTTTTCAAATTTATCAGGTTTTTTAATTGAATTCTCTTTAAATCCTGCATGGTTTATGTCATTCCTTATTGATGAAATTGTATTGAATTCTTTATTTAATAATAATAAATATTTAGACTCTTTAATTACGATTTTAGTAATATTCTTATTCTCTCTGGCATCGCCTTTCCAATCTTCTTCATCAATCTTTTCATTTACAATTTTAAAAGCGGAATCAACAATATTCCTATTTTTTTCTTCTTTATAATCAATATTTAATTCATCACAAATAAAAGTAGTAATTGATTCTTTTAATAAAGTAATACCTTGTTGGATTAAACCATTATTAATGCACCAACTCACGGCAAAAAATCCGTTTTTAATATTTTCTGCTTCATTAAAAGGTAAAAGCACCTTTGAAATCTTTTCGAGAATCGGAGATAAGGGTTTAATATTATCCTGTTTAAATTCCGTAAATATTTTATTTATTTCACTTCCCTCCTTGTTTAATATTATATTCATACCTCTACTTGTTTGAATATTTTTCACAAAAGAAGGTAATTCTTTATTAAGTTTTTTTAATGTGGTAGCACTCGCATTTTTACCTTTCGATTCTTTTAATATTGGATTAATCTCAGCAAATGATAAATCTACTAATTTATCTACACTTCCAAAATTAATAAATTCATCAGATGCACTTGTCCAGTCCTGAAGTTGAGAAAAAGCCGTTAAATTAATTACCGGAGAATAGCCATCTTTTTCAGCCTGATGATTCCCATAAGTAATACTTTTTACTTCTATGTTTTTAAGAAATTTAGAATAATTTATAAGCACCATTAATAACATTGGTAATGATCGAAATGCATGTGTGATATCAAAATATACCTTATCGTTTACTTTCAATTGATTGAAAATAATTTGAAAAATATCCCAAATTTCTTTTTCGTTTTTACCATCAGGAATATCCTTATCAATCACTTCTGCTTGAATATCCATTTCTTTCAATATTTTACTTAAACCGGAATAAGACCCTTTTTTGTTTGATCTTTTTGCAGGATTTTCCCAATTTTCTGTTCTTGCTGAGTCAGTTAAAAAAATAAATATTTTATCATTATTGTCCCAATTACCACAAAATTCACTTATTGCAGTTTCTTGAACAAATCTTGAATTTCTCTCCTTTCCTGATATTTTATCAAAAAAGTATTTGGTTGGTTCATAATAACCAGTGCCGAGAATAGAGATAAATACTTTTCGTTCCATAATTTTTATTTTTTAAGCCGCTAATACGCGAATGATTATTAATATTTTATTTTACTAATGAATATATGAATTTCCAAATATGTTGATGAATTATCCCATTTTCGTTTTGTAAAAGTATATCATCCATTGTAATAACATATTTTGGTAAATTATCTTTTATCTTTTCCAATGCTGTAAATTCTCTATTAATTGTTTCTTGTGTTTGCATTAAATACGAAACTTGAATATATTTACTATTTTGATTTTTAGTTGCAAAAAAATCAATTTCATAATTATTTTCATATCCAAGTTTAACCTCATAACCCGCTATTTTTAAATGAGTAAAAACAATATTTTCTAAAATAGCACTAATATCTTTTATTAAATTAGGGTAAAGATAATTTCTAAATCCTAAATCAGTAAGAAAATATTTTTTTTCACCTGATAATATTTCTTTGGTTTTTAAAGAAAAACGTGATGCTTCTCTTATAATAAAAGCTTCTTTCATAAAAGAAATATATTGAGAAATTGTTCCATAATCGCTTTTTCTGTTTTTGCTCTTAAAATATTTAATTATTGATGGAATAGAAGTCATATTACCCACATTATTAAGTAAAAATAAAAATATATCTTCTAACAAAATATAATCACGAATTTTATGTCTTTGCATTATATCTTTTAATAAAATTGTATTTAATAATGATTGAAAATAATGAAATTTTATTTCATTTGTATCAAAATTAAAAACTTCAGGCATTGCACTGCTTGTAATATACTTAATAAAATTTTCTTTTGAGTTATTAATATTTCTAAAATCCAAATATTCTTTAAATGAAAAAGGAAAGACCTCGTTAAGTACGTATCTCCCTGAAAGAAGTGTTGCCAACTCACCTGATAGCATCTTTGAGTTTGAGCCTGTGATAAATACTTCATATTCTTTAATCGGATGTTGAGCCAATGATACAACAATTTTTTCCCATTCTTCTATATTTTGCACCTCATCTATAAATATATACACTTTACCTTTGGGCAAATATATTTTTTCATATTTATTTATTATCAGCGATAAATCATTAGCATTTTTTATTTCTTCAAACTCAAACATTTCTTTATTTAGATAAAAAATATTTAACTTATTTACTCCTTTATCATTAATTAATTTGTCTATCAATTGTCTTACAATATAACTTTTACCGCTTCTACGTTGCCCAATAATTACTTTAACTAATTTATTTCCAATAGAAACCCAATTAGCATTAAGGTATCGTTTTCTAATAAAACCAAGATTAAAATCAGGAACTTTATTCCAATAATTAATAGTTGATAGTGATTTTAGTAATTTATCCATTATTTAAAAAAATTGGTTATGTTCTAAGATTTACAAATATAACAAAATAATTTGTTTATAGCCAAATATAATTTATAATCTGATTAATATTTGTTTATAAACGAATATACTTTGTTGCTCTTTTTTAAGTTTTTAATTGGTATAATAACAATTGGGTGCACTCCAAAAAGTAATTTCTACCTCAAATATAGAAATTATCGAAAAATTTATAATAAATTATTGAATTGATTGTGATTTTATATTTTGCAAAGTTGCTGAGTAGTAACAATATTTTATTCGTGCATTCGTGGCTATTGTTTCAATACAAAAACCCAAATAGCCAAAGCGGAATTCTATTTCCATATCCGTATTCAATATCATCGGCTGCTATGTATGCGTTTTTTATTCCTGCTATTTGTTTTTGAGATTTATTTTTTCCTCCTACTTCAAAAAGATATTTATTATCAACCAAAAAATCACCTTGTTTTGGGTATGTAACTTTATGTTTTGCCGAAAGTTGATTTAAAAAAAAAGTTTCTCTTATATTTCCCGTATTATCTTTACTATCTGAAAAAGCATAAGCAATATTAGTATTACCAAGAAAAATTTTATCAGGTTTATTAAGATAAGTAATACCATAAGCATCTGAACTAAGCCATTGTAAAATTTGTGCTTTATCAAGATAGAATAAGTATTTTAGCAAAGTTGGACGTGTGGTTTCTACTTGCTGAGCCAGTTTTTCGATATTCGGTTTGTATGGTGATATTTGGGCAATAATTGATACTAATTTTTTTAATTTAATAACTGAGTTAAAATCTATTTTATGTATAGCGGGCAAATCACTCTCAATAACTAAATTAACAGTTGTTGAAAGTTGTTTTAAATAATTTAATCTTAAATCTTTAAAAAACGGATAATATCCTTCTTTAAGATATTTACTAAACTTTGGGAAAATTTTTATTTTATTGTTTACTTCTTTTATTTTCTCTGTTGGGTTTTCTAATATTTGCTCCAATTTAATCGGCAAAATTTTTATTTCATATTTTAATTCAAGAAACTCTCTAAAAGACAAACCTCTTAGTTTATATACTAATGCCCTACGGCTTAAATCATGAGAACCTTTGTGTATTTCTAATGCTGACGAACTTGTAAATACCACTTTTAAATCTAATACAGTATCATATATATTTTTTAATTCCTGCGACCAATTTTTATATTTATGCACTTCGTCTATAAAAAGATATTCTCCTCCATTTTTCTCAAATTCTTCAGCAAAGTACAGTAATTTATTTTCAGTAAAATAAATATCATCTAAGCTAATAAATAAAGATTTCTTCCCTTTTTCGAGCATTTTTTTCATCTGTTGCAAGAGCAGAATTGTCTTTCCACTACCTCTTGCTCCG
Above is a genomic segment from Bacteroidota bacterium containing:
- a CDS encoding AAA family ATPase, which codes for MIDRLYDISNKLASNVAVDFERFLSIEIDWDYKLIGISGARGSGKTILLLQQMKKMLEKGKKSLFISLDDIYFTENKLLYFAEEFEKNGGEYLFIDEVHKYKNWSQELKNIYDTVLDLKVVFTSSSALEIHKGSHDLSRRALVYKLRGLSFREFLELKYEIKILPIKLEQILENPTEKIKEVNNKIKIFPKFSKYLKEGYYPFFKDLRLNYLKQLSTTVNLVIESDLPAIHKIDFNSVIKLKKLVSIIAQISPYKPNIEKLAQQVETTRPTLLKYLFYLDKAQILQWLSSDAYGITYLNKPDKIFLGNTNIAYAFSDSKDNTGNIRETFFLNQLSAKHKVTYPKQGDFLVDNKYLFEVGGKNKSQKQIAGIKNAYIAADDIEYGYGNRIPLWLFGFLY
- the csx2 gene encoding TIGR02221 family CRISPR-associated protein translates to MERKVFISILGTGYYEPTKYFFDKISGKERNSRFVQETAISEFCGNWDNNDKIFIFLTDSARTENWENPAKRSNKKGSYSGLSKILKEMDIQAEVIDKDIPDGKNEKEIWDIFQIIFNQLKVNDKVYFDITHAFRSLPMLLMVLINYSKFLKNIEVKSITYGNHQAEKDGYSPVINLTAFSQLQDWTSASDEFINFGSVDKLVDLSFAEINPILKESKGKNASATTLKKLNKELPSFVKNIQTSRGMNIILNKEGSEINKIFTEFKQDNIKPLSPILEKISKVLLPFNEAENIKNGFFAVSWCINNGLIQQGITLLKESITTFICDELNIDYKEEKNRNIVDSAFKIVNEKIDEEDWKGDARENKNITKIVIKESKYLLLLNKEFNTISSIRNDINHAGFKENSIKKPDKFEKMLNELLCEILKKLK
- a CDS encoding ATP-binding protein; its protein translation is MDKLLKSLSTINYWNKVPDFNLGFIRKRYLNANWVSIGNKLVKVIIGQRRSGKSYIVRQLIDKLINDKGVNKLNIFYLNKEMFEFEEIKNANDLSLIINKYEKIYLPKGKVYIFIDEVQNIEEWEKIVVSLAQHPIKEYEVFITGSNSKMLSGELATLLSGRYVLNEVFPFSFKEYLDFRNINNSKENFIKYITSSAMPEVFNFDTNEIKFHYFQSLLNTILLKDIMQRHKIRDYILLEDIFLFLLNNVGNMTSIPSIIKYFKSKNRKSDYGTISQYISFMKEAFIIREASRFSLKTKEILSGEKKYFLTDLGFRNYLYPNLIKDISAILENIVFTHLKIAGYEVKLGYENNYEIDFFATKNQNSKYIQVSYLMQTQETINREFTALEKIKDNLPKYVITMDDILLQNENGIIHQHIWKFIYSLVK